In Candidatus Cloacimonadota bacterium, the following proteins share a genomic window:
- the mtgA gene encoding monofunctional biosynthetic peptidoglycan transglycosylase: protein MKRKRHWLVRLLRGIIFAHLVFWAIIAFFCLLYSFINPPLSPLMLQRLLVRGYDWHKREYIKLEDIPQRTVKMTISLEDANYYEHFGFEWDMIKKAWKRNQQDGEIRFGASTISNQVARTIFLTTDRNYLRKYLEAQVTLLMELLMTKDRMLELYLNYVEWGKGVYGIETASLHYYGKSCQELSKDQAMRLISILTNPVDYSPQTYNQSRSARQRYRMLQRYY, encoded by the coding sequence ATGAAGCGCAAGCGTCACTGGCTCGTCCGCCTTCTGCGCGGCATTATATTTGCCCATCTTGTTTTCTGGGCGATCATTGCCTTTTTCTGCCTGCTTTACAGCTTCATCAACCCTCCCCTCTCCCCGCTGATGCTGCAGCGCCTCCTGGTGCGCGGCTACGACTGGCACAAGCGGGAGTATATCAAACTTGAGGACATTCCCCAACGCACGGTGAAGATGACCATATCCCTGGAAGACGCTAATTATTACGAGCATTTTGGCTTCGAATGGGACATGATCAAGAAAGCCTGGAAGCGAAACCAACAGGACGGCGAAATCCGCTTCGGGGCCAGCACCATCAGCAATCAGGTGGCCAGAACAATATTCCTGACCACCGACCGCAACTATCTGCGCAAGTATCTGGAGGCGCAGGTGACCCTGCTGATGGAATTGCTGATGACCAAAGACCGGATGCTGGAGTTGTATCTGAATTATGTGGAATGGGGAAAGGGAGTTTATGGAATCGAGACAGCCTCGCTCCACTATTATGGAAAAAGTTGCCAGGAACTGAGTAAAGACCAGGCGATGCGGCTGATAAGCATACTCACCAATCCGGTGGACTACAGCCCCCAAACTTACAACCAATCGCGTTCCGCGCGACAGCGTTACCGGATGCTGCAAAGATACTATTAA
- the rpsT gene encoding 30S ribosomal protein S20, whose protein sequence is MPQHKSPIKRMKTDAKRRARNNYVKRTLKTLDKQIRSEMTPEEKEILLNKVYSQLDKAAKKGVIHKRTASRRKARIAAVVNKEKAQN, encoded by the coding sequence ATGCCCCAACACAAGTCCCCTATTAAGAGAATGAAGACCGACGCCAAGCGTCGTGCCCGCAACAACTATGTGAAACGCACCCTGAAGACACTGGACAAGCAGATCCGCTCAGAAATGACCCCCGAAGAGAAAGAAATACTGCTGAACAAGGTCTATTCCCAACTGGACAAAGCCGCCAAGAAAGGCGTTATCCACAAACGCACCGCCTCCCGCCGCAAAGCGCGTATAGCCGCTGTGGTCAACAAGGAAAAAGCCCAAAACTGA